The genomic interval TTATAAACTTTATGCTCTTCATCCCTAAAGCCTATAGCTAGATCTAGAGAATTTATTACAGTCTTTCAGAGGGCAGCCCATACGCTATAAAAAGAGCTTCCGCTTACAGACATCATCCAACAAGAAACACTCTGAGCTGTCTTCTGTATACAGCTCTTTTAATTAGGGCATCTTTGCTCTCGAACTCTCAAAACAGGAACAATGTCAAGAGCAGCAGAACCTCTCGTTGTTGGGAGAGTCATAGGAGATGTTCTGGATTCTTTCATTCCAAGCATTACAATGACAGTCACTTTCAACAACAAGAGAGTCTTTAATGGACATGAGTTCTATCCTTCAACTGTCGCCACCAAACCTAGGGTAGAAATTGAAGGAGGTGATATGAGAACTTTTTTCACTCTGGTAATAACCCTATTCTTCACCTCTACTTCTCTGCTGTCTTTCCCAAAGTCGTTTCACCTTGCTCTAACTCTACTGTTGAAACTCTTctgtttaaattaaaatctgGTGAGCTGGTGTCTGCTTTGCTGCAGGTTATGACGGACCCAGACGTCCCTGGACCCAGTGATCCTTATTTAAGGGAGCACATTCACTGGTACACCCTACAGCTCTTAATAATATACTAAAAAGCAGCAAACCTTAACTTGTCAAAACCCTATATATTTTAGGGTTGATTACCCTACATTCAATCAATCAACCAACTTCTTTTCTGGTGAATCACTCAACCTAATTGAATCAGTATACATAGTAGAAATAGTTTAGAAGTGACTCTCAATCTCTctagttatttatttattatagaATTGACCAGTCCATTTCACAGGCCCATAGAAAGAGTTCACTGTTGAGATATATACCTTAATTAGAGCTGGGAGGGCATACCAGTGTGGCTCTACACCCACTATTTCCACTTTTTATCACCACCATGTAGCTTCATATACTATTTTGTTCGGAACCAAACTAATGTTGAGCAGCAAGACTTTgatcttattaattaataattaagatAACAACAAGCATAAACCTATGGTCATATCATGTCTTTATAATTAATCACTAATAGTTAAATTAATGAAAGCTCTAAAAGTTCAACTCTGTAATGATGAAGTCCGCGTGCATTGATAAGAGAGATATAAGCTATGGACAGATATAAAGGGAGACATACTGACAGTTTCATTGATCTGACCATTGTACAGGATAGTCACAGACATCCCGGGCACAACAGATGCCACATTTGGTAGGTTTTTCTGTACTGTCATTAAGTGCTTTTTTGGATTATGAAGAAAGATGAAGTACTGATCTTCTCTCCTTTGGTTTTTTCTGTTGTCATTTGATCAACCAGGAAGGGAGGTGGTGAGCTATGAGATCCCAAGGCCAAATATAGGAATCCACAGGTTTGTGTTCGTTCTTTTCAAGCAGAAACGTAGGCAGATGATTACATCACCTTCTTCACGGGATAACTTCAGCACCCGGGGTTTTGCTGCTGAAAACGATCTTGGTCTCCCTGTTGCTGCTGTTTATTTCAATGCTCAAAGAGAAACTGCTGCAAGAAGACGCTGATTAACCTGCAGAGTCAAAAACTCAATAAaacaagctccatatcaattggaaaaggaaaaaaaatgtgttCCAAGTAAACTGTGACGAGGTTGTTTTTGTTAGTGAAAGTTATGCAAGTCAATTGATTTTGTATTTGTAagatattatattaattagaCATATTTCATGTTACATATATTaagtatattttatataatgtgtGAAGTATTTCTTTATTCAtaagtttatttataaagtatCATGAGATACTTATATAGATAAAGTTCTTGAAACATAATGACCTtataaagaaattataaaagttataattataagattTTTATGCATTAAGGCCTTATtcctaaatatatttttggttATAGTAGTATCAAGAATAAGGGCATTGATAATACTTAAAGAttggtacatgttaagccttCTTACTTTGAAAGTAAGTAATCGATTTCATACGTTGAAGTATGTGAAATACTTATAACAGTGTATGGGAGCTTGTTAAGAAataagttcactgaacatgacttgCTAGAGAATTCCATTTGATATTTCACTTAAGTGTCCATGAAAATACTCTCATGTATCAGTAATATAAGTAATTCTTAAACTTGTAATATCTAGTCATCTTGTATGTGAAttatcatgttttgatttcaCCATATGGGTCTGAAGGTGATCAAATGTCTAAATAGGGTGCTTTTtggtatagcatgaagcatgtaAAGATAAATTAGTAATTCAGAGAGGATTCATTACCTCAagtgatttgaaaatgacataTCGCATTTGCTTCTAGCTTATGTTGACTAAAAGTCTTTGGGCAAGGCAATCTTGATAGGTTAATATGAAAGCTGCAAAACTAATATGGATAAGTtagaaagtaaaaacaaagttaggctttttatctatttggatatatgatgaaaggATCGAATTACACTGAGATACTGTACACTGAAAAGTTAGTCAAACCATATTGACTCTCCTGATATTTTAGTGATTATGATATGTTGTTATTGCCGCTtatttctataaatataaatataaatttgcaattgattttatttatatttattactaaTATGTTAAAAACCTAATGAGTCACATATAATAAGATGACAATgtgaaattaaaatggaattagTATTTAATtggaaattaagaattttcaaTATGAACTtcattaaattgtttaattaagtggaaggattaaaatgtaataaaaCAAAAGTTGAATTagtattttaacctaactataaaTACCTTTTATTTGCGTGTCGCACTTTGTAAGAAAGAAGTGAGAAAAGActatagaaaaataaaagaaaaaaacccaaGCCTTAGGGCcgttttcttaaaaaaaaaattcttgtcttcttttaaagccaaaaacaaataatttatgagATGTGAGGTTTTTCAAAAGATCTTAGCTACTAACATAGCATCATGACACCACATAATCTCAATCTAATGTAACTTTTTCAATTAACATCTATGTGGATCATTATTAGAAGTTGGACATATGGATCGTTTTGATCCGCGATAAACAAGTTTTGATATACAATTAAGTGGAGGGATTTTAAAacgtaatttttaaaaatcactTTTTGAGATATACGGATGAATATATGTTTGCTTATATCTGCTTTTAACCGATTAATAGGGTAACATAAATTATTCAAGGATAATTTTGGTTTTGTATATTTATATTCTGTTACATTATTTGAATGTAATTTTTTCTCTGAAGATGACCGAAACCCttcaatttttaatctaaaaaatataGCTTGTACCAGTACTCTAAGCAACTTGCTGCAGAGATCCTCTGAGAAACTCTGCCATAGTTTGCTGTCCGTTAAAGGAGTGTTAAAACTTTGATATATGAACTGAATCTACAACTTGTAAATTACACACGTGTTTTTGTCAGTGTAGTTTGTGATATCTGATTGGGTAGGACTACTTTTTCAACAGCATGAATCATTGAAGATTGCGTGGCACAAAACTGTCCTTGGAATTTTATTCTCTTCTCTCACTTCATGATAGGAAACTAGTAAAATAACCTGGTGGTTTTGGCAACAAATCAGTTTACATTTCTATAACAATTTCTTCTAAACTTTTTATAGAATAATATGACAAAttattacaaaatatatattgaaaataacTATTGAGTAGGATGACATGAAagattttttcattttttattcttttggttatgtttcaatttcaaaaacatataattacacgaacaagatgaagataaaaaaataaaaaactaaaaatccaagttaaataaaataagataataataatataaagatTGTAATTATCAACTTAGGAAACTCACAAATAATTATTGAATACACAAAACAAATACATATGATTCCATACAAAGGCAACATTACTTAGGGTTTGTATGTTTTGATGTCAaatatttttcagaaaatattttcaaaatttatatttgtttaaaagatggaatatttattttaaatataaaatattttatgggtcaataaaaaaaacaattattgACTACAAAAAATGTCTTACGCCTCTAAGGGCATAAGacattttttttggataaaaaccTCTTATATTAAGCCTAGGAATATAggtttgataaatattaatatttaatttaaaatattaaaaaaataaaaaatattttaatagttaacttaaaatttttaatttaaaatattaatatttaacttatttaattttgttaaaattgaaaaaaatattttttaatgaaatcattcaatgcaattaaattttttattcatatatttaataaatcttattaacaattataataaaaaatatttcaatgatcATCATTTGTTAAATAAGCATAATGTCTTaacaattgataaatattgatatttttatagcATTATAGTAAAATGTGATGagatagaaatttttttgaaaattagagtttatgttttttaaaaagaatttgagcttactttaattataaatatatggttaaatgttttgaaaaatatcattattgattttgtctatttttacatatattcttaattttgatctCAAATTActgaaaaacaaataacatcaTTGCTTTGTAATCAGttcttttttatcattttaacaCTAATAACTCTACTAGTAAtagtgaaaaataattttcagaTGAT from Theobroma cacao cultivar B97-61/B2 chromosome 5, Criollo_cocoa_genome_V2, whole genome shotgun sequence carries:
- the LOC18598221 gene encoding protein SELF-PRUNING; the encoded protein is MSRAAEPLVVGRVIGDVLDSFIPSITMTVTFNNKRVFNGHEFYPSTVATKPRVEIEGGDMRTFFTLVMTDPDVPGPSDPYLREHIHWIVTDIPGTTDATFGREVVSYEIPRPNIGIHRFVFVLFKQKRRQMITSPSSRDNFSTRGFAAENDLGLPVAAVYFNAQRETAARRR